The window GTTGCCCTCGGTGCCGGCTACCTGCACCGGCGGTGGAGACCGGCACCCCCTCCTCTCGCGGAGGAGGCGCCGGCAGAGGCCGCCCCTCCAGTAACGGAGGAGGAGACACCTGCCGCACTCCCCTGGGAGGCCTCTCTGGATGAGGGAAAGGCGCAGGAGGCGGCCAGGCTCCTCTCGCGGCAGATGGTCGCCCTGATCGAGGAGCGCACAGGGGCCCGCGTCCTCCTCACCGCCGACGCCCTGGATGCCTGCCCTGACCAGAGGGGAGGCCTTGCCTGGTTCTTTGCAACTGCAGACCGCCTTGCCTATGCCCCGGCCCCCCCCGAGAGGGAGGAGGTGGAGATCCTGGCGGCGGCGTACCTCAGTCTTGCAGAGGAGATCGGGTAGAACAGGCATCCCGACTTCAGGCTACAAATGCGGCCCCCCGAGTACTATCTCCTGTCATGCCCTCACCCGCGGCGTGGACCTGGCAACCATCGGTGTCTCCCCGGGTCCATGGGGGAAGAAATATATTTCCGGACTGCATGGATGAGTCAACCATGGCCGCATCACTGTCATCATATATTAAGGGGGGAATGAAGGAGTCTTCCCGGATCTTCTACTCAGAAGCCTCGAAGTTGAATACGTCGTTTCTTTCCAGGATACCTTGCCGCCCGACGACCCTCGTCTTCAATATCACCGACAACTGCAACAGCCGGTGCATCACCTGCCGGCAGTGGCGGCATGCCTCTGTCGGGGAAATGGACACGGAGGAGGCGGGCGAGGTCCTCGCTCAGGCGAGGGCCCTCGGGATCCGGAATATTGAGTTCGCCGGGGGCGAACCCCTCCTGCGAAAAGACCTGCCCGAGATCGTGAAGATCGCCGAAGACCTCGGCTTTGCCGACATCTCCATCACCACGAACGGGCTTCTGCTCACCGAAGAGAAGGCGGTCTCCCTCATCGAGAGCGGCCTCGACGGTTTTTCCATTTCCATCGACGGCACGGCCGCGGTCCACGACACCGTCAGGGGAGTGAAGGGCGGGTTTGAACGGAGCACTGGCGCCCTCAGAACCTTGATCGGGCTTCGTGACTCCAGGTACCCGGCCCTTGCTATCACCATCGGGACGACCGTGATGAAACCGACCTTCCCGGAGATTCTTAATATGGTCAACCTGGCCAGAGAACTCAGCATCACCTGCGGCTTCAACCTCCTCAACACCTCGCTCTATTTCTTCAGGGACGTCGACACGGCAGAACTCTGGATCCCGGAGGACGAGAGGGACAGGCTCGACGACCTGGTCGCCGAACTCCATCGGATCAAGTCCACGCACCCGGGCCTGATCAGCAAGAGTTACTCCTCTCTCGAATATATGAAAGCATATTTCCAGAACCCCAGGAGGGAGGACATACCCTGCCACCTCGGGTACGAGAAAGTGTACGTCGGCCCGCACGGCGAGGTCTACTCGGGGTGCTGGGCCCTGCCCCCGATGGGCACGGTGAGGGAGACGCCCCTGCCCGAGATCGTCTCCTCGGATGCGTACAGGCAGAGGCTCAAGGAGATGTTCCTGAAACAGTGTCCTGGCTGCAGCTGCAACTACTCGACAAACCTCCTGTACCACCTCCCCTCTCTCTGCCATGAACTGAAGTGGCGGGTGAAGGGGCGGCTGGCCAGGAGGAACTGAAAGCCCGGATCCTGTGGCCTTGAGAGCCCTCACACCTCGGTTCCCCTGCCTTCTCTATTATCGCACGCCAGGGGCAAGCCCTCGCCCAGCGAAGGGGAAGGGTGCGGGGCCGCCCCGTCACTCCCTCCTGAAGTCGTCGTCGAAGCGGACGATGTCGTCCTCTGAGATGTAGTCGCCGTTCTGCACCTCGATCACCTCCAGGGGGATCAGCCCCGGGTTTCCCAGGCGGTGCTTCACCCCGGCCGGGACGAATGTGCTCTCTCCCGGGCGGACAAAGAAGGTGCGGCCGTCATTGGAGACCTCGGCCATGCCGCGGACGACGACCCAGTGCTCGCTCCTGTGGTGGTGGAGCTGGGCCGAGATGCGGCGGCCCGGCAGGACGGTGAGGCGCTTGATCTGGAAGGAGTCGTCCTGCAGGAGGACGGCATACCGGCCCCAGGGGCGGTGCACCGTGGTGTGGAGGTCGCAGCGCCCGTCGCCCCTCTCCTTCAGGAGGGTCGTGATCTCGCCGACATGCTGGGACTCGGTCTTCGGGCAGATCAGGAGGGCGTCGGCCGTGTCGACGATCGCAAGGTCGGAGAGGCCGATCGTCGCCACCAGGCGGTCGGAGATGACCAGGTTGTTCCCGCTGTGGATGCCCAGGTACTCTCCCTTCACCGCGTTGCCGTCCGTGTCCTTGTCGCTCACCTGGTACAGGGCGTCGAAGCTCCCGACGTCGCTCCAGGCTGCGGCCAGGGGCACGACCGCCGCCCGGTCCGTCTTCTCCATGAGCCCGAAATCGACCGAGATCTTCGGGGTGCAGGCATAGGCCTCCGCGGGGGGGCGGGTGAAGGCCTCTGCCACGGCCGGCGCCAGGCGCCGGCACTCGTCCATGAAGAGGGCGGCAGGGAAGACGAACATCCCTGAGTTCCAGAGATAGCCGTCGCGGACATATGTTTTCGCCGTCTCCAGGTCGGGCTTCTCGACGAAGGCGTCGACCACATAGCCCCCGGCGAGGGTCCGGCCAGGGCGGATATATCCATAGCCCGTGTGGGGCGAGGTCGGTGCGATCCCGAAGGTGACGAGATGGTCCTTCGCGAGCGCCTCGGCCGCATGGAAGGCCTTCCTGTACTCCTCTCCCGGGAGGATCAACTGGTCCGAGGGGAGGACTGCGGCGGCCGCGTCCTCCCCCTCCTTCAGGATCTCGGTCATGCCGTAGACGATCGCGGGCAGGGTATTTTTCCCGCTGGGCTCGACAAGGACATGGCAATCGGCACCGACCGCGGCGAGCTGGTCCGCCACCAGGAAGCGGTGGGCCTCGTTGGTGATGACAGAGATCTCCTCGGGCCTGGAGAAGAGGAGGGCCCGCTTCACCGCCTTCTGGAAGAGGGATTCCTTCTCGAAGAGGGGGATGAACTGTTTCGGGTAGCAGGTCCGGCTCAGGGGAAAGAGCCTGGTGCCTGAACCACCTGCAAGGATGATCGTCTCCATGGACGGCGGGTGTAGGCGGGGATGGGGATGAGGGTTGCGATCAGGGGATCCCCCCCGGTGCCTATATATACCGCTGTGGGGTCAGGAGAGATCGCCGCGCCCCCTGGCAGGACAGGAGCATGACCGGAGATGTCTGCCTGAACAACCCCTTCTTCCCCTGGGAATTCCATGGAACTGGAGAGAGCCGCTGCTGGTACAAAGGGACTGTCTTTGCCGGCGGCACCCTCCTTGACGGCAGGGAGACCGCCACCCTCCTCCTCTCCGCGCCCTGGGACGATCCTGACAGGATCAGGACCCTCCTCGAGTCCCTGAACGGCGAGTACGCCTTCGTCGTCGAGACGCCCGACACCCTCGCCGCCGCCGTCGACCGCCTGCGGAGCATCCCCCTCTTCTCTGCCGGCACAGGAGAAGGGCTGACCGTCGCCGACGACCCCCACCTCCTTGTGGAACGCCTCTCCCCGCCCCTGAGCCAGGAGTCGTCTGCCGAGTTCCTGGCCGCCGGCTTTGTCACCGGGCCCCTGACACTGTACCGGGGGATCAGGCAACTCCAGGTCGGCGAGTGCCTCATCTCCCCCAGGCGGTCCGGCGCCGCCACGACCGTCAGTTATGCACAGTTCAGGCACGGCGACTTTTTTGCCGACGGCGACCTCACCGGCAGCCTCGACGACGTCTTCCTCCGGGTCTTTCGCCGCCTCCTTGCATCGTGTGAAGGGAGGCGGATCGTCGTCCCCTTAAGCGGCGGCCTCGACTCCCGGATCATCGTCGCCATGCTCAGGCGCCTGGGTGTCGAGGACGTGACCTGCTTCTCCTATGGCGTGAAGGAGAGTCGCGAGGTCCGTATCAGTCGGGAGGTCGCCAGGGCCCTCGGCTACGACTGGCACTACGTGGAGTACACGAAGGAGAAGGTCCGGGCCTGCTATAGGGGGGACGCCCTGAAGGAGTATCTCCGCTATGGCGGCAACCTCTCCTCTCTCCCCCACACCCAGGACTACCTGGCCGTGTGCGAGATGCGGGAGGAGGGGGTGGTGCCGCCCGGTGCGGTCTTTGTGCCCGGGCACAGCGGGGACATGCTGGCCGGCAGCCATATCCCGCGGGAGTACGGCAGGCCGCAGAGATACACCCTCGAAAAATTCCTTGCCGACACCCTGGCGAAGCACTACTCCCTCTGGGCCTGGGACGACCCCGCCCTCCTGGCCCTCTATTCTGAGAGGATCCTGATGAGTGCCGGCTGCCCAGACGTCCATGACGCCGGGTCCTGCGCCGACGCCATCGAGTACTTCGACTTCAAGGAGAGGCAGGCGAAATTCATCATCAACGCGGTCAGGGTGTACGAGTACTTCGGCCATGGCTGGCGCGTGCCCCTCTGGGACCGCGAGCTGATGTGGTTCTTCCAGCGCGTGCCCCTCCCCCTCAGGCTCGGTCAGGCGCTATACAAGGACTACGCGGCCCGCGTCCTCTTCACCGGCGACCTCGCCGCGCTCGGCGCGATCGAGTGCACGACCCGCATCAGCGATGCGATGCCGGGGCCACCCCTTGTCGCCCGCGTCCGTGCCCTCCACCACCACCTCTTCGACCCCAGGTGGGGGAGGTACTTCGCCGTGCCCCCCCTCTCCAGGCTCTATCTCCTGAGGATGCGGGATGCAGGGTGCCTCGGCGCCCTCCCCCGCCGGGTGGTCGTGAACTCCGGGAATGCCAGGCACCCCTATGTCCCCCTGGTCGGTTACCAGGCCCTCAGGTACCTCTCCCTCTGTAGCGATCAGAGGAGGCCCAGTTTTTTCAGGCAGACCACGCCCAACTCATAGGCAGTGTCCGCACCATCGACAAAAAAAGGCCTGAGATCGCGCCTGTCGAAGAAGGCCAGGGAGACCGGGCCTGAGAGGTTGCGGAAGAAGGTGCGGTGATAGCCCGGTC is drawn from Methanofollis sp. and contains these coding sequences:
- a CDS encoding mannose-1-phosphate guanylyltransferase/mannose-6-phosphate isomerase gives rise to the protein METIILAGGSGTRLFPLSRTCYPKQFIPLFEKESLFQKAVKRALLFSRPEEISVITNEAHRFLVADQLAAVGADCHVLVEPSGKNTLPAIVYGMTEILKEGEDAAAAVLPSDQLILPGEEYRKAFHAAEALAKDHLVTFGIAPTSPHTGYGYIRPGRTLAGGYVVDAFVEKPDLETAKTYVRDGYLWNSGMFVFPAALFMDECRRLAPAVAEAFTRPPAEAYACTPKISVDFGLMEKTDRAAVVPLAAAWSDVGSFDALYQVSDKDTDGNAVKGEYLGIHSGNNLVISDRLVATIGLSDLAIVDTADALLICPKTESQHVGEITTLLKERGDGRCDLHTTVHRPWGRYAVLLQDDSFQIKRLTVLPGRRISAQLHHHRSEHWVVVRGMAEVSNDGRTFFVRPGESTFVPAGVKHRLGNPGLIPLEVIEVQNGDYISEDDIVRFDDDFRRE
- a CDS encoding asparagine synthetase B family protein, whose amino-acid sequence is MTGDVCLNNPFFPWEFHGTGESRCWYKGTVFAGGTLLDGRETATLLLSAPWDDPDRIRTLLESLNGEYAFVVETPDTLAAAVDRLRSIPLFSAGTGEGLTVADDPHLLVERLSPPLSQESSAEFLAAGFVTGPLTLYRGIRQLQVGECLISPRRSGAATTVSYAQFRHGDFFADGDLTGSLDDVFLRVFRRLLASCEGRRIVVPLSGGLDSRIIVAMLRRLGVEDVTCFSYGVKESREVRISREVARALGYDWHYVEYTKEKVRACYRGDALKEYLRYGGNLSSLPHTQDYLAVCEMREEGVVPPGAVFVPGHSGDMLAGSHIPREYGRPQRYTLEKFLADTLAKHYSLWAWDDPALLALYSERILMSAGCPDVHDAGSCADAIEYFDFKERQAKFIINAVRVYEYFGHGWRVPLWDRELMWFFQRVPLPLRLGQALYKDYAARVLFTGDLAALGAIECTTRISDAMPGPPLVARVRALHHHLFDPRWGRYFAVPPLSRLYLLRMRDAGCLGALPRRVVVNSGNARHPYVPLVGYQALRYLSLCSDQRRPSFFRQTTPNS
- a CDS encoding radical SAM protein — its product is MKESSRIFYSEASKLNTSFLSRIPCRPTTLVFNITDNCNSRCITCRQWRHASVGEMDTEEAGEVLAQARALGIRNIEFAGGEPLLRKDLPEIVKIAEDLGFADISITTNGLLLTEEKAVSLIESGLDGFSISIDGTAAVHDTVRGVKGGFERSTGALRTLIGLRDSRYPALAITIGTTVMKPTFPEILNMVNLARELSITCGFNLLNTSLYFFRDVDTAELWIPEDERDRLDDLVAELHRIKSTHPGLISKSYSSLEYMKAYFQNPRREDIPCHLGYEKVYVGPHGEVYSGCWALPPMGTVRETPLPEIVSSDAYRQRLKEMFLKQCPGCSCNYSTNLLYHLPSLCHELKWRVKGRLARRN